One Actinomadura viridis genomic region harbors:
- a CDS encoding SPFH domain-containing protein — translation MTDGLPAGGLMAAATRPDDTVAWGSAVLLLLVLAPVLVAMMVRVVPGDERLVVSRFGGATTVRGPGRVLVIPGIDRWVRVPLKWEPLDVWLEAVTRDGAVVRLKAIALVSVSDPERFALRTAPHPSAAVSVIVESQVRRHVAGLTLAELGGSASGPVDAPADVDAAVGGWGLSVSLLEIVRADVPLHSVLRWAADGRKPS, via the coding sequence ATGACCGACGGGCTTCCGGCGGGCGGCCTGATGGCCGCCGCGACGCGGCCGGACGACACCGTCGCGTGGGGATCGGCCGTCCTGCTCCTGCTCGTCCTGGCCCCGGTACTGGTCGCGATGATGGTACGGGTCGTTCCCGGGGACGAGCGCCTGGTGGTCTCCCGGTTCGGCGGCGCCACCACCGTACGGGGCCCCGGCCGGGTCCTGGTGATCCCGGGCATCGACCGGTGGGTCCGCGTGCCGCTGAAGTGGGAGCCGCTGGACGTGTGGCTGGAGGCGGTCACCCGCGACGGGGCGGTCGTGCGGCTGAAGGCGATCGCCCTGGTCTCGGTCTCCGATCCCGAACGCTTCGCGCTGCGGACGGCCCCGCACCCCTCGGCGGCCGTCAGCGTGATCGTGGAGAGCCAGGTGCGCCGCCACGTCGCCGGGCTGACCCTCGCCGAGCTGGGCGGCTCCGCCTCGGGCCCGGTCGACGCGCCGGCCGATGTCGACGCCGCCGTCGGCGGCTGGGGGCTCTCGGTGTCCCTGCTGGAGATCGTCCGGGCCGACGTCCCGCTGCACAGCGTGCTCCGCTGGGCGGCGGACGGCCGAAAACCCTCCTAG
- a CDS encoding potassium/proton antiporter — translation MTLQQLYIALLIGGAVLLAGITAARVAHRAGLPSLLFFLGLGLLIGEDGLGLDFDNAQLAQALGTAALALILVEGGLTTSWTTVRRLLMPAGVLATAGVAVSVLVTAAGAHFLLGMEWRLALLLGAIVSSTDAAAVFAVLRTLPLPPKVSGLLEAESGFNDAPTIILVLLFSTAASELPGPGSIAGNLLYQLAVGAVLGVVIGRVGVVALRRIALPATGLYPLATVGFGIIAFAAAGALNASGIIAAYLSGLVLGNSHLPHRAATRSFAEGLGWLAQIGLFVMLGLLVTPSRMLEAVGAALVVGLVLLLAARPISVLACLPPFRIPWRQQIFLSWAGLRGAVPIVLATFPIVAGVEGAWHLLNIVFVLVVVFTLIQGPSLPLVARRLGLIRPDQARELQVEAAPLDELGAELLTVTVPPGSCLHGVEISELRLPAGAVVSLIVRAGTTLVPAPVTTLAEGDEVLVVATGSVREATERRLRAVGRRGRLAYWHGEYGAPEADRTT, via the coding sequence ATGACCTTGCAGCAGCTCTACATCGCCCTGCTCATCGGCGGCGCGGTGCTGCTGGCGGGCATCACCGCGGCCCGGGTGGCGCACCGGGCGGGACTGCCCAGCCTGCTGTTCTTCCTGGGCCTCGGCCTGCTCATCGGCGAGGACGGCCTGGGGCTGGACTTCGACAACGCCCAGCTCGCCCAGGCGCTCGGCACCGCGGCCCTGGCCCTGATCCTCGTCGAGGGCGGCCTGACCACCTCGTGGACCACCGTACGGCGGCTGCTGATGCCCGCCGGGGTACTGGCCACCGCGGGCGTGGCCGTCTCGGTGCTCGTCACCGCGGCCGGGGCGCACTTCCTGCTGGGGATGGAGTGGCGGCTGGCGCTTCTCCTGGGCGCGATCGTGTCCTCGACGGACGCCGCGGCCGTGTTCGCCGTCCTGCGCACCCTGCCGCTGCCGCCGAAGGTCAGCGGGCTGCTGGAGGCGGAGTCGGGGTTCAACGACGCGCCCACCATCATCCTGGTGCTGCTGTTCAGCACCGCCGCGTCCGAGCTGCCCGGCCCCGGGAGCATCGCCGGCAACCTGCTCTACCAGCTGGCCGTGGGCGCCGTGCTGGGCGTCGTCATCGGCCGCGTCGGCGTCGTCGCCCTGCGGCGCATCGCGCTGCCCGCCACGGGCCTGTACCCGCTCGCCACCGTCGGCTTCGGCATCATCGCGTTCGCCGCCGCCGGAGCGCTCAACGCCAGCGGCATCATCGCCGCGTACCTGTCCGGGCTGGTCCTGGGCAACTCCCACCTCCCGCACCGCGCCGCCACCCGGTCCTTCGCCGAGGGCCTGGGCTGGCTGGCGCAGATCGGCCTGTTCGTGATGCTCGGCCTGCTGGTCACCCCGAGCCGGATGCTGGAGGCGGTCGGGGCGGCCCTGGTGGTCGGCCTGGTCCTGCTGCTGGCCGCACGGCCGATCTCGGTCCTGGCCTGCCTGCCCCCGTTCCGCATCCCGTGGCGCCAGCAGATCTTCCTGTCCTGGGCCGGGCTGCGCGGCGCCGTGCCGATCGTCCTGGCCACCTTCCCGATCGTCGCGGGCGTCGAGGGCGCCTGGCACCTGCTGAACATCGTGTTCGTCCTGGTCGTCGTGTTCACGCTGATCCAGGGGCCGAGCCTGCCGCTGGTGGCACGGCGGCTCGGCCTGATCCGGCCGGACCAGGCCCGCGAGCTGCAGGTCGAGGCCGCGCCGCTGGACGAACTCGGCGCCGAACTGCTGACGGTGACCGTCCCCCCGGGGTCCTGCCTGCACGGAGTGGAGATCTCCGAGCTGCGGCTGCCCGCCGGGGCCGTGGTCAGCCTGATCGTCCGCGCGGGCACCACCCTGGTCCCCGCGCCCGTCACCACCCTGGCCGAGGGGGACGAGGTCCTCGTCGTCGCCACCGGATCCGTACGGGAGGCCACCGAACGGCGGCTGCGCGCCGTGGGCCGCCGCGGCCGGCTGGCCTACTGGCACGGCGAGTACGGCGCCCCGGAGGCCGACCGCACCACCTGA